The sequence GCCAGGCCTAGACTCCCGGCATCGACCCGATGACTGGAAAAGGAGTCCGCCCATGGGCAAGCGTCAACCCAATCTCTTCACCTGGCAGTGGCAGGGCTACGCCAACTATCACCGCAACGGCACCAACCTGGCGCTGCATCTGGTGGCGATTCCGCTGTTCATAGTCGCCGCGCTGGTCCTGCTCGACGGCCTGCTGAGCCTGAGCCTGGGCAGCATCCTGCTCGGGGTGATTGGCATGGTCGCCTCGCTGGCCATCCAGGGCCGCGGGCACAAGCTGGAAGAGCAGGCTCCGGAGCCCTTCATCGACCGCCAGGACGCCATCGGCCGGCTGCTCGCCGAACAGTTCGTCACCTTCCCGCGCTTCGTCCTCAGCGGTGCCTGGTGGCGTGCCTGGCGCAATCGCCGGCGCTGAGCCGCCTCAGCCGAAGATGGTCGCGGTCTGCCGGGAGATGGCGATCAGCTGGCCGTCCGTGCTCCAGCACTGCGCGGCTATGTGGCCATAGCCGTC is a genomic window of Pseudomonas knackmussii B13 containing:
- a CDS encoding Mpo1-like protein; the encoded protein is MGKRQPNLFTWQWQGYANYHRNGTNLALHLVAIPLFIVAALVLLDGLLSLSLGSILLGVIGMVASLAIQGRGHKLEEQAPEPFIDRQDAIGRLLAEQFVTFPRFVLSGAWWRAWRNRRR